The Liquorilactobacillus nagelii DSM 13675 DNA window GCCTTACGACTACCGGGCCTGACAGGAATAATTGGGTGGGCTTTAATCATTTCTTCAAGGCATTTTTCAGCTTCTACTCTGGTTTTGAAGCCTCTTTTTGAAATGGTTTTTCCCATAATTTTCAGTCTTGCGCCGTACGAAAATTCACCAGTAGCTAGTTTAAATTCTTGTATGCTTCCTCTTTTCTTCATAATTAATTTTCCTTAGAGAAGGCCTTCTGAAATTTCAGCGCCATCTGCTAATTCTTCTTGATATTCTTCTTCTGAAAGTGAAATTAATTCGACAAAGATAAACCCTTTGCCTTCTTGGTCCTCAGGCTCTGCCCAATCAATTTTGAAGTGAGTACCTTTTTTTACAATATATTCATCTTCACCTTTGATAGCGTCTAACTTATCGACTTCCTCTTTGTTAGAGTAGTCGACTTTGTGAGCTTCAACAGCGTTCATAATCGAGAAAACTACTTGACCGCCCAGATTGTTTTCAGGGCGAAATGCTTCTTCATTTTCGCCACCTGCGAAACTTGCGTCATGATCAAGAGTCATCAGCTGACCCTCTTGATAGTCTGAATAATATTCGGGCTGCAACGCTATGATTCTTGCTAAGTTTTCGTATTTCATATTAATTACCTCCTAGTTTTTTTATTTATCTTCCTTACAAGTATTACTATAACGTATCTATAAAGATACGTCAATAGTTTTTTTGAACTTTTTCAAATTTATTTTCAGTGTTAGTATGATGCGTGTTTTTGGAGTACTTTAGGTGTTAATGTGATAGTGTCAGATAGTTAGATATCTGGCTCCCTCGATAAATATTTTAACGGGCGTTCAGAAATGGACGCTATTTTGGTGTATAATTTATAAATAAAATAATTATTATGGGGTGGGAAAATGAAATACTTTATAGGGTTTATTATTTCGATATGGAATAGTGCGTTTTTTTGGAAGCTTACGACACTTGTGACGACAATATGGGCTATAATTCAAACAAATGTATCAATGAAAAAAGCATATACAAAAAAAGCAGTTGTAAATATTAATTACGTTATAACTACACCTATGGGGCAAGAAGCAATTTGTGTAAATGTTACCAATGATGGCAATGTTGATATGAAAATAAATGCATTGGGAATGACTGATAAAAAAAGTGGTAAAAATGCTTTTATACCCACAAATGCAGATGTGTTAAAAGAAAGTGTACTGCCAAAAAAGCTTTCAACAGGAGATGATGTAAAACAAGCTATAGCTATTCAGCCACTGCTTGAAAGCATAGAAACTGTTATGGATCTGAGCTGTATTTATGGTTTTGCAGATTTAAGCACGGGAGAAAGAATCTATAGTGAGAGTCCTATAGATATTAGTAGTTGTTTGAACAAGTAAAATCCAATTTATAACAGCCATTGAGCTGCTTTTTTTGTATGCAAAACAAAACACTTTCAGGAGGTGGTGGACATGAATGCCTAGAAAAAGAAATCCAAAGCGAGAACAAGCAAGACAAATGTGGCTTGATTCAGGTGGAAAAAAGAAATTAATAGAAATCGCTGATGAACTCGATGTCAGTCCATCACAGATTCGTAAATGGAAGTCACTTGATAAGTGGAGCGACGATTTAAAGGGTAACGTTACTAAAAAAAAAGAACGTTCCTCTATGAAAGGGAACCAATACGCCAAAGGTAATCCTGGCAACCCACACGCTTCGCCGCCAAAGGGAAATAAGAATGCAGTGAGCCATGGGCTTTTTGCTAAGTGGCTGCCTGACGATACTAGGAAATTGGTTCAAGAAATATATACGTCTGAACCAGCTGATATCATTTGGAATAATATTATGATTCAATACGCCGCTATTATTCGTTCCGTGAAAATAATGAATGTGGCTAGTGAATTTGATGTGACTAGTGATGTTACTGAAGTGGACCTGAATCCAACGATCGTAAATAAAAAGACAGGTAAGCCAGTTCAGACTAAAGAAGTCAGACAGTATCAATACGCATGGGATAAACAGGCTAATTATTTGCAAGCATTATCCAGGGCACAAACAACGTTAGGAAATCTGATTAAACAATTCGTTAAAATTGCTGATGAAACAGATGAGCGCAGAAAGAAACTAGCTTTAATGGATCAACAACTTAATATCCTTGAAGCTAAAGCACGTATCCTAAATGACAACGGCAACGATACGGAAGCTAAAGTATCTAAGTTACTGGATAAGATTGATGAAACGATTGAAGGTGACAGTAACAATGCTGACTGATCTATATACTCCAAAACAAATTGAAGTAATGAAAACAGTATTGAGTAGAAATGATTGGCGGCTGTTGATCAACTATGGTGCTGTTCGTTCAGGCAAAACAGTAATTGACAATGATGCCTTTTTGATGGAGCTAAGGCGCGTTAGAAAACTGGCTGATCAGCTTGAAGTTAAAGAGCCAATGTACATTTTAGCTGGGTATTCGAGCAAATCGTTACAAAATAACGT harbors:
- the terS gene encoding phage terminase small subunit codes for the protein MPRKRNPKREQARQMWLDSGGKKKLIEIADELDVSPSQIRKWKSLDKWSDDLKGNVTKKKERSSMKGNQYAKGNPGNPHASPPKGNKNAVSHGLFAKWLPDDTRKLVQEIYTSEPADIIWNNIMIQYAAIIRSVKIMNVASEFDVTSDVTEVDLNPTIVNKKTGKPVQTKEVRQYQYAWDKQANYLQALSRAQTTLGNLIKQFVKIADETDERRKKLALMDQQLNILEAKARILNDNGNDTEAKVSKLLDKIDETIEGDSNNAD